The Rhododendron vialii isolate Sample 1 chromosome 5a, ASM3025357v1 genome contains a region encoding:
- the LOC131327179 gene encoding protein ZINC INDUCED FACILITATOR-LIKE 1-like isoform X7, producing the protein MGEENKQSLLKKRFYKNCPGCKVDELKEKQRGIPIKELVLIWIVVLCTALPISSLFPFLYFMIRDFKVAETEEEIGYYAGYVGSSFMLGRALTSVLWGLIADRYGRKPVIIIGTSAVVIFNTLFGLSVNYWMAISTRFLLGSLNGLLGPVKAYASEIFRKEYQALGISSVSTSWAIGLIIGPALGGFLAQPAEKYPAIFSKDSVFGRFPYFLPCLCISLFALMVTIVTFWLPETLHIHKEPCEDSVVAVEAVSRGSFEKEITQDFEGREPDSKKSLIKNWPLMSSIIVYCIFSLHSTAYSEIFSLWAESPRKEGGLSYSTNNVGVVLAVSGLGLLVFQLSLYPIAEKILGPIMVARICGVLTIPLLTCYPYMTLLTGFSLPLLLGCASVVVNILSVSILTAMFVLQNKAVDQHQRGAANGITMTAMSLFKAAGPAGAGAIFSWTQKRQDVAFFPGDRVIFFILNVIETIGVLMTFKPFLVERQNP; encoded by the exons ATGGGAGAGGAAAACAAGCAAAGCCTGCTCAAGAAACGTTTCTACAAAAACTGCCCGGGATGTAAAGTGGATGAGCTTAAAGAGAAGCAGCGTGGTATACCCATCAAGGAACTCGTCTTGATATGGATTGTGGTGCTCTGTACAG CGCTGCCAATATCGTCTCTCTTTCCGTTCCTTTATTTTATG ATAAGGGACTTCAAGGTTGcagaaacagaagaagaaattgGTTACTATGCAGGTTATGTGG GCTCCTCATTTATGCTTGGAAGAGCTCTAACATCTGTTTTGTGGGGATTGATAGCTGATCGATATGGTCGCAAGCCAGTCATAATCATAGGCACTTCAGCAGT GGTTATTTTCAACACACTCTTTGGTCTTAGTGTAAACTATTGGATGGCCATCTCTACAAGATTTCTTCTTGGAAGTTTGAATGGTTTACTTGGGCCAGTGAAG GCATATGCATCTGAAATTTTCCGCAAGGAATACCAAGCTTTAGGAATATCATCA GTCAGTACATCATGGGCTATCGGATTGATTATTGGCCCAGCTTTGGGAGGCTTTCTTGCTCAG CCTGCAGAGAAATATCCAGCTATATTTTCCAAAGATTCTGTATTCGGGAG GTTTCCATACTTCTTGCCTTGCCTATGTATATCACTATTTGCATTGATGGTGACTATTGTTACTTTTTGGCTTCCG GAAACATTACACATTCATAAGGAACCTTGTGAAGATTCAGTTGTGGCAGTGGAGGCTGTGTCCCGTGGGTCTTTTGAGAAAGAAATAACCCAGGATTTTGAAGGAAGAGAACCTGATTCTAAGAAAAGCCTAATCAAGAACTGGCCCTTGATGTCATCAATCATTGTTTATTGCATCTTCTCACTTCATAGTACAGCTTACTCAGAG ATATTCTCACTATGGGCCGAAAGCCCACGAAAAGAAGGGGGCTTGAGCTATTCAACTAACAATGTTGGAGTAGTTCTTGCTGTGTCAG GTCTTGGGCTTCTTGTATTTCAACTTTCTCTATATCCAATCGCAGAGAAGATTCTTGGCCCTATCATGGTAGCTCGCATTTGTGGA GTGTTGACCATACCACTATTGACATGTTACCCCTACATGACCCTGCTTACTGGGTTCAGCCTCCCACTGTTGTTAGGCTGTGCATCTGTGGTGGTGAATATATTATCA GTGTCCATTCTTACTGCCATGTTTGTACTGCAAAACAAAGCCGTG GATCAACACCAAAGAGGAGCTGCAAATGGCATAACTATGACTGCCATGTCACTTTTTAAAGCTGCCGGTCCAGCTGGTGCAGGAGCAAT CTTTTCCTGGACACAAAAGCGTCAAGATGTTGCCTTCTTTCCAG GTGACCGCGTGATTTTCTTCATCCTAAATGTGATCGAGACAATTGGGGTGCTCATGACatttaaaccatttctagtcgAACGACAAAATCCTTGA
- the LOC131327179 gene encoding protein ZINC INDUCED FACILITATOR-LIKE 1-like isoform X8, giving the protein MGEENKQSLLKKRFYKNCPGCKVDELKEKQRGIPIKELVLIWIVVLCTALPISSLFPFLYFMIRDFKVAETEEEIGYYAGYVGSSFMLGRALTSVLWGLIADRYGRKPVIIIGTSAVVIFNTLFGLSVNYWMAISTRFLLGSLNGLLGPVKAYASEIFRKEYQALGISSVSTSWAIGLIIGPALGGFLAQPAEKYPAIFSKDSVFGRFPYFLPCLCISLFALMVTIVTFWLPETLHIHKEPCEDSVVAVEAVSRGSFEKEITQDFEGREPDSKKSLIKNWPLMSSIIVYCIFSLHSTAYSEIFSLWAESPRKEGGLSYSTNNVGVVLAVSGLGLLVFQLSLYPIAEKILGPIMVARICGVLTIPLLTCYPYMTLLTGFSLPLLLGCASVVVNILSVSILTAMFVLQNKAVDQHQRGAANGITMTAMSLFKAAGPAGAGAIFSWTQKRQDAAFFPGDHMIFFILNVIEAIAVLMTFKPFLVERQNS; this is encoded by the exons ATGGGAGAGGAAAACAAGCAAAGCCTGCTCAAGAAACGTTTCTACAAAAACTGCCCGGGATGTAAAGTGGATGAGCTTAAAGAGAAGCAGCGTGGTATACCCATCAAGGAACTCGTCTTGATATGGATTGTGGTGCTCTGTACAG CGCTGCCAATATCGTCTCTCTTTCCGTTCCTTTATTTTATG ATAAGGGACTTCAAGGTTGcagaaacagaagaagaaattgGTTACTATGCAGGTTATGTGG GCTCCTCATTTATGCTTGGAAGAGCTCTAACATCTGTTTTGTGGGGATTGATAGCTGATCGATATGGTCGCAAGCCAGTCATAATCATAGGCACTTCAGCAGT GGTTATTTTCAACACACTCTTTGGTCTTAGTGTAAACTATTGGATGGCCATCTCTACAAGATTTCTTCTTGGAAGTTTGAATGGTTTACTTGGGCCAGTGAAG GCATATGCATCTGAAATTTTCCGCAAGGAATACCAAGCTTTAGGAATATCATCA GTCAGTACATCATGGGCTATCGGATTGATTATTGGCCCAGCTTTGGGAGGCTTTCTTGCTCAG CCTGCAGAGAAATATCCAGCTATATTTTCCAAAGATTCTGTATTCGGGAG GTTTCCATACTTCTTGCCTTGCCTATGTATATCACTATTTGCATTGATGGTGACTATTGTTACTTTTTGGCTTCCG GAAACATTACACATTCATAAGGAACCTTGTGAAGATTCAGTTGTGGCAGTGGAGGCTGTGTCCCGTGGGTCTTTTGAGAAAGAAATAACCCAGGATTTTGAAGGAAGAGAACCTGATTCTAAGAAAAGCCTAATCAAGAACTGGCCCTTGATGTCATCAATCATTGTTTATTGCATCTTCTCACTTCATAGTACAGCTTACTCAGAG ATATTCTCACTATGGGCCGAAAGCCCACGAAAAGAAGGGGGCTTGAGCTATTCAACTAACAATGTTGGAGTAGTTCTTGCTGTGTCAG GTCTTGGGCTTCTTGTATTTCAACTTTCTCTATATCCAATCGCAGAGAAGATTCTTGGCCCTATCATGGTAGCTCGCATTTGTGGA GTGTTGACCATACCACTATTGACATGTTACCCCTACATGACCCTGCTTACTGGGTTCAGCCTCCCACTGTTGTTAGGCTGTGCATCTGTGGTGGTGAATATATTATCA GTGTCCATTCTTACTGCCATGTTTGTACTGCAAAACAAAGCCGTG GATCAACACCAAAGAGGAGCTGCAAATGGCATAACTATGACTGCCATGTCACTTTTTAAAGCTGCCGGTCCAGCTGGTGCAGGAGCAAT
- the LOC131327179 gene encoding protein ZINC INDUCED FACILITATOR-LIKE 1-like isoform X6 codes for MGEENKQSLLKKRFYKNCPGCKVDELKEKQRGIPIKELVLIWIVVLCTALPISSLFPFLYFMIRDFKVAETEEEIGYYAGYVGSSFMLGRALTSVLWGLIADRYGRKPVIIIGTSAVVIFNTLFGLSVNYWMAISTRFLLGSLNGLLGPVKAYASEIFRKEYQALGISSVSTSWAIGLIIGPALGGFLAQPAEKYPAIFSKDSVFGRFPYFLPCLCISLFALMVTIVTFWLPETLHIHKEPCEDSVVAVEAVSRGSFEKEITQDFEGREPDSKKSLIKNWPLMSSIIVYCIFSLHSTAYSEIFSLWAESPRKEGGLSYSTNNVGVVLAVSGLGLLVFQLSLYPIAEKILGPIMVARICGVLTIPLLTCYPYMTLLTGFSLPLLLGCASVVVNILSVSILTAMFVLQNKAVDQHQRGAANGITMTAMSLFKAAGPAGAGAIFSWTQKRQDVAFFPGDHMIFFILNVIEAIGVLMTFKPFLVEGQNP; via the exons ATGGGAGAGGAAAACAAGCAAAGCCTGCTCAAGAAACGTTTCTACAAAAACTGCCCGGGATGTAAAGTGGATGAGCTTAAAGAGAAGCAGCGTGGTATACCCATCAAGGAACTCGTCTTGATATGGATTGTGGTGCTCTGTACAG CGCTGCCAATATCGTCTCTCTTTCCGTTCCTTTATTTTATG ATAAGGGACTTCAAGGTTGcagaaacagaagaagaaattgGTTACTATGCAGGTTATGTGG GCTCCTCATTTATGCTTGGAAGAGCTCTAACATCTGTTTTGTGGGGATTGATAGCTGATCGATATGGTCGCAAGCCAGTCATAATCATAGGCACTTCAGCAGT GGTTATTTTCAACACACTCTTTGGTCTTAGTGTAAACTATTGGATGGCCATCTCTACAAGATTTCTTCTTGGAAGTTTGAATGGTTTACTTGGGCCAGTGAAG GCATATGCATCTGAAATTTTCCGCAAGGAATACCAAGCTTTAGGAATATCATCA GTCAGTACATCATGGGCTATCGGATTGATTATTGGCCCAGCTTTGGGAGGCTTTCTTGCTCAG CCTGCAGAGAAATATCCAGCTATATTTTCCAAAGATTCTGTATTCGGGAG GTTTCCATACTTCTTGCCTTGCCTATGTATATCACTATTTGCATTGATGGTGACTATTGTTACTTTTTGGCTTCCG GAAACATTACACATTCATAAGGAACCTTGTGAAGATTCAGTTGTGGCAGTGGAGGCTGTGTCCCGTGGGTCTTTTGAGAAAGAAATAACCCAGGATTTTGAAGGAAGAGAACCTGATTCTAAGAAAAGCCTAATCAAGAACTGGCCCTTGATGTCATCAATCATTGTTTATTGCATCTTCTCACTTCATAGTACAGCTTACTCAGAG ATATTCTCACTATGGGCCGAAAGCCCACGAAAAGAAGGGGGCTTGAGCTATTCAACTAACAATGTTGGAGTAGTTCTTGCTGTGTCAG GTCTTGGGCTTCTTGTATTTCAACTTTCTCTATATCCAATCGCAGAGAAGATTCTTGGCCCTATCATGGTAGCTCGCATTTGTGGA GTGTTGACCATACCACTATTGACATGTTACCCCTACATGACCCTGCTTACTGGGTTCAGCCTCCCACTGTTGTTAGGCTGTGCATCTGTGGTGGTGAATATATTATCA GTGTCCATTCTTACTGCCATGTTTGTACTGCAAAACAAAGCCGTG GATCAACACCAAAGAGGAGCTGCAAATGGCATAACTATGACTGCCATGTCACTTTTTAAAGCTGCCGGTCCAGCTGGTGCAGGAGCAAT CTTTTCCTGGACACAAAAGCGTCAAGATGTTGCCTTCTTTCCAG